One Torulaspora globosa chromosome 5, complete sequence DNA window includes the following coding sequences:
- the XRS2 gene encoding Xrs2p (ancestral locus Anc_5.435) yields the protein MWILRYKYDLDDGTIRNVSRCLQSGQTYTIGRSSKSLLNIKNDKSISRNHVSLSWNKENGRITLSNQGKLTAAGGKYLKVGEDMIFQESLFRDKNVVIELGTKPITVDISWKDAIWDIPQSFSGFTEELGQFGIEAQVGKADVRSTAVVVAENEAHRSLFGLVHNIPLKTAQFLCSAKDVLSSSDATFDESWSKLDRNERTMVVPSGRTLEQVFSGLKFYMIERNEQVTKYTQKAITRGGGELVCVGALKELLGLLKLEDSTQNLVVIQSPESAVQVAQAGIIAFTLDDIVSKVQDNATAKLLGGVPNFSLAAPILEGSPEVSSGDKLGLASQARQTSEEPNQDVEKRPRKKRRLNRRAVKPLDSLMFFAGGDSFKSEALSDTSMPSLEKKAPSPKDNLAHAGPTASLGAASALETKEQPTFANESYENQVHHSALREPTQPISPSVNTPVPVENFDERTRDREIDEVKISQEQNYPIYDDGVVMKKQPTRQRTLRDTSLSENDSRRAATPKEDLVEVINDTKNREVKRLNSTLIQVSTDELTEDAINQLGNLAIIRPNENLMREREHDNSEQTAEHNTPWHGRKNFKNFFKIQPKYKKDHFSDKYREGSSDFIRRSAFSLIKEYVPLKPYSRELPKRVEDFPPIAKERSVSGTALDRARDHSPEQASSTHYSNGSTPVQELFVVDEDDSQSAHLTVPGEQTLQAEESETADVLPSRQTSGLMQTRKRKTTTRRSPARFSNIENEDSGDDDDDDDDDDDDADEPKFKFRRRMRYS from the coding sequence ATGTGGATACTGAGGTACAAGTATGATTTAGATGATGGTACTATCCGCAACGTATCACGCTGTCTCCAGAGCGGGCAAACCTATACCATTGGTCGCTCCAGTAAGAGTTTGCTCAATATAAAGAATGATAAAAGCATATCGAGAAATCACGTCAGCCTGAGTTGGAATAAGGAGAATGGGCGAATCACCCTTAGCAACCAGGGCAAATTGACAGCAGCTGGTGGCAAATATCTCAAAGTTGGTGAGGACAtgatctttcaagaatcttTGTTCAGAGACAAAAACGTCGTAATCGAGCTTGGAACCAAGCCGATAACGGTAGATATTTCGTGGAAGGATGCTATATGGGACATTCCGCAGAGCTTTTCTGGTTTTACGGAGGAGCTTGGCCAATTCGGAATCGAAGCGCAGGTTGGAAAGGCAGATGTACGATCAACTGCGGTAGTGGTGGCCGAAAATGAAGCCCACCGGTCTCTTTTTGGTCTTGTCCATAATATACCGCTCAAGACGGCGCAGTTTTTATGCAGTGCGAAAGATGTATTGTCATCTTCAGACGCTACTTTCGATGAATCCTGGAGTAAATTGGACCGCAATGAACGGACGATGGTAGTGCCAAGTGGCCGCACTCTGGAGCAAGTCTTCAGTGGTCTGAAGTTCTATATGATTGAACGGAATGAACAAGTAACTAAGTATACCCAGAAGGCTATTACCAGAGGAGGCGGCGAACTAGTGTGCGTTGGAGCCTTGAAAGAGTTGCTAGGTTTGTTGAAGTTAGAGGACTCCACTCAAAATTTGGTAGTGATACAGTCGCCTGAATCTGCAGTACAGGTGGCCCAAGCGGGTATTATTGCTTTCACCCTTGATGATATTGTCTCgaaagttcaagataaCGCCACAGCGAAACTGCTGGGTGGAGTACCGAATTTCTCGTTAGCAGCACCAATTTTGGAAGGCTCACCTGAGGTAAGCTCGGGCGATAAACTGGGACTAGCATCGCAAGCTCGCCAGACATCTGAGGAACCAAATCAAGATGTCGAAAAacggccaagaaagaagaggcGACTCAACAGACGAGCAGTTAAGCCCCTTGACAGTCTGATGTTTTTTGCAGGAGGTGATTCATTCAAGTCCGAGGCCTTGTCTGATACTTCAATGCCCTCTCTAGAGAAGAAAGCGCCGTCGCCGAAGGATAACCTTGCGCACGCTGGACCAACAGCGAGCTTAGGAGCCGCTTCTGCGCTGGAAACTAAAGAACAGCCAACATTTGCTAATGAATCATACGAGAATCAGGTTCATCATTCAGCTTTGCGCGAACCGACGCAACCGATTAGTCCTAGCGTTAATACTCCTGTTCCAGTAGAAaactttgatgaaagaactAGGGACAGAGAGATCGACGAAGTCAAGATTTCACAAGAGCAAAATTATCCAATTTACGATGATGGAGTTGTTATGAAGAAGCAGCCTACACGGCAGAGGACGCTGCGGGATACAAGTTTAAGCGAGAATGATTCGCGCAGAGCAGCTACGCCAAAAGAAGACTTGGTGGAAGTCATCAACGATACCAAAAATCGCGAAGTAAAGCGATTAAATTCAACTTTGATTCAAGTCTCGACAGATGAACTGACTGAGGATGCTATCAACCAACTAGGAAATTTGGCTATTATCCGACCCAATGAAAATTTAATGAGGGAAAGGGAGCACGATAACAGCGAGCAGACTGCAGAGCATAATACGCCGTGGCATGGCCGTAAAAACTTtaagaatttcttcaaaattcaACCAAAATATAAGAAAGACCATTTCAGTGATAAGTACCGGGAAGGATCATCAGATTTCATACGCAGAAGTGCATTTTCGCTAATCAAAGAATATGTACCGCTGAAGCCATATTCCAGAGAACTGCCGAAAAGGGTCGAAGATTTCCCTCCAATTGCAAAAGAAAGATCTGTTTCTGGGACTGCTCTTGACCGAGCTCGAGATCATTCACCTGAACAGGCAAGTTCCACGCATTATTCGAATGGATCAACTCCGGTTCAGGAGCTCTTTGTGgtggatgaagatgattcaCAGAGTGCGCACCTCACAGTGCCAGGGGAGCAGACCCtacaagctgaagaatctgaaACAGCAGATGTGCTCCCGTCGCGGCAAACTTCTGGGTTGATGCAAACAAGAAAGCGGAAAACAACCACCAGGCGAAGCCCTGCTCGCTTTAGTAATATAGAAAACGAGGACAGCggagatgatgatgatgacgatgatgatgacgatgacgacgcTGATGAGCCAAAGTTCAAGTTTAGGAGACGAATGAGATATTCGTAA
- the MTE1 gene encoding Mte1p (ancestral locus Anc_4.187) → MQAVEFTCQYSDQVRKKHKTWHDGRLKLIQSAKRLMLYSGEDKKLLCSTIMTSERELQRILEPEDFGATEHHIFGRYVVIICERVGEHEEPTERKATEPPVMAKRPLAKVPSRKLLKSPVASHGDHPLALKMNTPFKPPRSTAKANRPSIRQRAVREEQRPAGTKARARIRRVKHLPIML, encoded by the coding sequence ATGCAGGCGGTAGAGTTTACGTGTCAGTACTCGGACCAAGTGCGGAAGAAGCACAAGACGTGGCACGATGGGAGGCTGAAGCTGATACAGTCTGCTAAACGGCTTATGTTGTATAGCGGGGAGGATAAAAAACTGCTTTGCAGCACCATAATGACCAGCGAGAGGGAATTGCAGAGGATCCTGGAGCCAGAAGACTTTGGCGCAACGGAACACCACATTTTTGGTAGGTATGTGGTTATCATTTGTGAAAGAGTGGGCGAGCACGAGGAGCCGACCGAGAGAAAGGCCACTGAGCCCCCGGTAATGGCGAAACGACCATTGGCCAAGGTACCGTCCAGAAAATTACTGAAATCTCCTGTCGCGAGCCATGGAGACCATCCTCTGGCATTGAAAATGAATACGCCGTTTAAACCGCCAAGATCGACCGCAAAGGCCAACAGGCCCTCGATACGACAACGAGCGGTGAGAGAGGAGCAACGGCCAGCAGGGACAAAGGCGAGGGCACGCATACGGCGAGTGAAGCATCTGCCAATAATGCTATAG
- the RME1 gene encoding Rme1p (ancestral locus Anc_4.189), with product MPQSLADDYIEHIYVMGASPAPSLQEVLKFQDPSSALRQLQEILEGTYKARAGSGLDGFVSGRDYTFTARCEAGGADAQLDLLEAQLEIGDPQYRLDGLLELPGEWAGSELGPSSPRFLQAQDEVEEEEEDERASRSLPTPGASLVEQLQMDQPLMQVIANKHKRGYYRCTHCPQTFSNIFDYAAHMDEFDIKREFKCPFALCPWKILGLPRRPDLRRHCAIQHKHELPDDLKQTLNLNDETYPALKCPHQYCDKVFHRRDAYNRHISIVHEKLGSRFNKRLFQILAECPYDKETDRHAFVKSRMRSRKTNCNNRKTTTPQQ from the coding sequence ATGCCTCAGTCGCTTGCTGATGACTACATCGAACATATATACGTCATGGGGGCCAGTCCTGCTCCGTCTTTGCAAGAGGTGTTGAAGTTCCAGGACCCTTCGAGCGCGTTGAGGCAGTTGCAGGAGATCCTGGAGGGCACTTACAAGGCGAGGGCCGGCAGCGGGCTGGACGGGTTTGTCTCGGGGCGGGACTACACGTTTACCGCGCGGTGCGAGGCGGGCGGAGCAGACGCGCAGCTGGATCTGCTGGAGGCCCAGTTGGAGATAGGCGACCCGCAGTACAGGCTGGACGGTCTGCTGGAGCTTCCGGGCGAGTGGGCAGGGAGCGAGCTGGGACCGTCGTCTCCGCGGTTCCTGCAGGCTCAGGACGAGGtcgaggaggaggaggaggacgagaGGGCTAGCCGCTCGCTGCCAACGCCCGGCGCGTCGCTCGTGGAGCAGCTGCAGATGGACCAACCGCTCATGCAGGTGATCGCAAACAAACACAAGCGCGGCTACTACAGGTGCACGCATTGTCCACAGACTTTTTCTAACATTTTCGACTACGCGGCGCACATGGACGAGTTCGACATCAAGCGAGAGTTCAAGTGTCCCTTTGCGCTGTGTCCCTGGAAGATCCTGGGGTTGCCGCGCAGACCGGACCTGAGAAGGCACTGTGCGATACAGCACAAGCACGAGTTGCCGGACGATCTGAAGCAGACGCTGAACTTGAACGACGAGACGTATCCGGCGCTCAAGTGTCCCCACCAGTACTGCGACAAGGTGTTCCATCGGCGCGACGCGTACAACAGACACATCTCGATCGTTCACGAGAAACTGGGCTCGCGGTTCAACAAGAGGCTTTTCCAGATACTCGCGGAGTGCCCTTATGATAAAGAGACTGACCGCCACGCATTCGTCAAGAGCAGGATGCGGAGCAGAAAGACAAATTGTAATAATAGGAAAACGACAACCCCGCAGCAGTAA
- a CDS encoding transaldolase (ancestral locus Anc_4.188), whose translation MAQPAQKKQKLSSLDQLKASGTVVVADTGDFESIAKFTPQDSTTNPSLILAAAKKEGYAKLIDVAVAYGKEHGKTTEEKVENAVDRLLVEFGKEILKIVPGRVSTEVDARLSFDKEATVKKALHIIDLYKSVGIDKERVLIKIASTWEGIQAAQELEKEHGIHVNLTLLFSFPQAVAAAEANVTLISPFVGRIMDFFKAKTGKTYSGEEDPGVKSVRRIYNYYKKHGYKTIVMGASFRNTAEIRALAGVDFLTISPNLLDELYNSTEAVPKVLDPESAKEQGEDKVSFINNESAFRFELNEDDMATEKLADGIRKFSADIVTLFDLIEKKIVA comes from the coding sequence ATGGCTCAACCTGCTcagaagaaacaaaaacTTTCCTCTTTGGACCAATTGAAGGCTAGTGGTACTGTTGTGGTTGCCGACACTGGTGATTTTGAATCCATCGCTAAGTTTACTCCTCAGGATTCTACCACTAACccttctttgatcttggctGCCGCCAAGAAGGAGGGCTACGCCAAGTTGATCGATGTCGCTGTCGCGTACGGTAAGGAGCACGGCAAGACCACCGAGGAGAAGGTCGAAAACGCCGTCGACAGACTCTTGGTCGAGTTCGGTAAGGAGATCCTGAAGATCGTTCCAGGTAGAGTGTCGACCGAGGTTGACGCCAGATTGTCGTTCGACAAGGAGGCTACCGTGAAAAAGGCGTTGCACATCATCGATCTTTACAAGTCTGTCGGTATCGACAAGGAAAGAGTGCTGATCAAGATCGCTTCCACTTGGGAAGGTATTCAAGCCGCTCAGGAGTTGGAAAAGGAACACGGCATCCACGTCAACTTAACGTTGTTGTTCTCCTTCCCTCAAGCCGTTGCTGCTGCCGAGGCTAACGTCACGTTGATCTCTCCATTCGTTGGTAGAATCATGGACTTTTTCAAGGCCAAGACCGGAAAGACTTACTCTGGCGAAGAGGACCCAGGTGTTAAGTCTGTGAGAAGAATCTACAACTACTACAAGAAGCACGGTTACAAGACCATCGTCATGGGTGCCTCTTTCAGAAACACCGCGGAAATCAGAGCCTTGGCCGGTGTCGACTTTTTGACTATCTCTCCAAACCTCTTGGATGAATTGTACAACAGCACCGAGGCGGTTCCAAAGGTCTTGGATCCCGAATCCGCAAAGGAACAAGGCGAGGACAAGGTTTCCTTCATCAACAACGAGTCCGCCTTCAGATTCGAATTGAACGAGGACGACATGGCCACCGAAAAGTTGGCTGACGGTATCAGAAAGTTCTCTGCCGACATTGTCACCTTGTTCGACTTgatcgaaaagaagatcgTCGCCTGA
- a CDS encoding uncharacterized protein (ancestral locus Anc_5.436), with translation MLDQKLAKKLEESRLEGSGTKPLYISKISIDGDNINSPLSNSSYKAILDQALTQPLQNVGSSLYTFGDIRRKLLCTGLYQDVKITLESDPDISSQDYLRERVPSELGIELPLATHAKILLTPSAVYNSTAGTTSLFDDEASMAISRSCMNLFGRGDSEYVHMGLNYDPETSKWEGKSLKGLLSVPLTKNPSVRANLNLDAVKMDMTSKPYLSPEDGHELYQYSLSAGLQKRWILEQVTSVPTLYAGISSSNRCISGLGDKASETFAKHSGNFNKIAVEMKFHNDTRKYFGAFPISGYELQIQNDYIISQSNAVHQSLPPERNFSKFHFSLQHHSSHWQNKLTKSLDIQLGALIPFGNEKDGIHPLDKWYLGGLGSLKGFQSNSVGLRGSNFYYKLCLTSSQKLIRTPLDSPLRLQFFMNLGNTFNDLRSARSSCAAATGVSLAYKTPQADVDFTYALPLTSRLQDISKPGLSFGVTFSYF, from the coding sequence ATGCTAGATCAGAAACTGGCCAAAAAGCTAGAGGAGAGTAGGTTGGAAGGCTCAGGGACAAAGCCTTTGTACATTTCGAAAATTTCAATCGATGGCGACAACATCAACAGTCCCTTATCGAACTCCTCTTACAAGGCCATCCTCGATCAGGCACTAACCCAACCGTTACAAAATGTCGGATCCAGTTTGTACACTTTTGGAGATATTAGAAGAAAGTTGCTGTGTACAGGTCTGTACCAGGACGTCAAGATAACCCTGGAAAGCGATCCTGATATCAGTTCGCAGGACTATCTACGTGAAAGAGTTCCCAGCGAACTTGGCATCGAGTTGCCGCTCGCTACGCATGCTAAAATCCTTTTGACACCATCCGCCGTGTACAACAGCACCGCTGGCACTACATCTCTATTCGACGACGAGGCATCAATGGCCATCAGCCGCTCATGTATGAATTTGTTTGGCCGTGGGGATTCAGAGTACGTCCATATGGGTTTGAATTACGACCCAGAAACTTCAAAGTGGGAAGGTAAATCTTTGAAGGGTCTGCTTTCCGTGCCACTGACCAAGAATCCTTCCGTGAGAGCTAATCTTAACCTAGATGCTGTCAAAATGGATATGACTTCGAAACCATACTTGAGCCCCGAAGACGGCCATGAGCTATATCAGTATTCGTTAAGTGCAGGTCTGCAAAAACGTTGGATCTTGGAGCAAGTGACATCTGTTCCCACTCTCTACGCAGGtatttcctcttccaaTAGGTGCATAAGCGGTTTAGGAGACAAAGCATCTGAGACATTTGCAAAACATTCTGGAAATTTCAACAAGATCGCAGTCGAGATGAAATTCCACAATGATACCAGGAAGTACTTCGGAGCGTTCCCTATATCAGGTTATGAGTTACAGATTCAAAACGACTACATCATTTCTCAATCGAATGCCGTACATCAAAGCTTACCACCGGAGAGAAACTTCAGCAAGTTCCACTTTAGCTTGCAACACCACAGCTCGCACTGGCAGAATAAGCTTACAAAATCTTTAGATATACAGCTGGGTGCTCTCATCCCATTTGGAAATGAAAAAGATGGCATCCACCCGCTGGATAAATGGTATCTAGGGGGATTAGGCTCCCTAAAAGGCTTCCAATCTAATAGCGTCGGACTGAGAGGCAGCAATTTCTACTACAAGCTTTGCTTGACATCCTCGCAGAAATTGATCAGGACACCATTGGACTCTCCGTTAAGgcttcaatttttcatGAATTTAGGCAATACCTTTAACGATCTGCGCTCCGCCAGAAGCTCATGTGCGGCTGCTACTGGTGTATCATTGGCGTACAAGACCCCTCAGGCAGATGTGGACTTCACCTATGCGCTTCCTCTAACTTCTCGCCTACAGGATATTTCGAAGCCAGGCCTATCATTTGGTGTCACATTTTCATACTTTTAA
- the BUD9 gene encoding Bud9p (ancestral locus Anc_4.186), with protein sequence MSLSEADNTEETSSTSFGDSDESQDVRGILQSYFLENFGGAQNVPPRIPEMLAERDVRRVSRDVSVSTVSTALLLEQSSGSADNDYVTANEVEPTVEQGVRFLRREPAGNAQVSYVRTSFDGGAEAREYRLPRKVSQPLLEPEVAGRPKAPHSPSLLNNILMPSPLDQSARTIPALRAVSGSYQVQQRTWEARRQSVASVVKPQGTVLAAPERARIARLTDSQMDLTLSTLQEYQKDVEATAGRGTYTQSSGISVQHIDSSSIQSFDSQDHKFSDIYSIARITALIGICLIVPPLFFMIASGERGGGVSNYRLMRLIMNSKHRVGMMKGFVWDVDVGWFRYLCLSLGIFETLGILASIGSGIAIGRRRET encoded by the coding sequence ATGTCGCTCTCAGAGGCTGACAATACAGAGGAGACATCTTCTACGTCGTTTGGGGACAGTGACGAAAGCCAAGATGTACGTGGTATTTTGCAATCGTATTTCCTAGAGAACTTTGGCGGAGCGCAAAATGTGCCACCGCGAATACCGGAAATGCTAGCTGAGAGAGATGTTCGACGAGTGTCCCGCGATGTTTCCGTGAGTACTGTGTCGACAGCGCTCTTGCTGGAGCAAAGTAGCGGCTCAGCAGACAACGACTACGTTACAGCGAACGAAGTAGAACCGACTGTCGAACAGGGCGTGCGATTTCTGAGACGAGAACCAGCGGGCAACGCGCAGGTTAGCTATGTGCGTACGTCTTTCGACGGCGGAGCCGAGGCTCGCGAGTACAGATTGCCAAGGAAAGTGTCGCAACCACTCCTGGAACCGGAGGTCGCTGGTCGCCCCAAGGCTCCCCACAGTCCATCTCTACTGAACAATATTCTAATGCCGTCCCCCCTAGACCAGAGCGCCAGGACGATCCCGGCGCTCAGAGCAGTCTCCGGCAGCTATCAAGTGCAACAGCGGACCTGGGAGGCCAGGCGACAGTCGGTTGCGTCTGTTGTTAAGCCGCAAGGCACCGTTTTGGCCGCTCCAGAGCGCGCCAGAATAGCCAGACTGACCGATTCGCAGATGGACTTGACGCTGAGTACTCTACAGGAATATCAGAAAGACGTGGAAGCCACGGCTGGCCGTGGCACCTATACCCAGAGCAGTGGCATCTCCGTACAACACATCGACTCGTCGTCGATACAATCGTTCGACTCGCAAGATCACAAGTTTTCCGATATTTATAGCATTGCAAGAATCACAGCGCTGATCGGCATCTGTCTGATAGTGCCGCCTCTATTCTTCATGATCGCGTCTGGTGAGCGAGGCGGTGGAGTCTCCAACTACCGCCTGATGAGACTGATCATGAACTCCAAACATCGGGTCGGCATGATGAAAGGATTTGTCTGGGACGTCGACGTCGGTTGGTTTCGATACCTGTGCTTATCACTCGGGATCTTCGAAACCTTGGGCATCTTGGCTTCTATAGGCAGTGGAATTGCCATTGGCAGACGCCGCGAAACGTAA